The Commensalibacter nepenthis genome has a window encoding:
- a CDS encoding aldose epimerase family protein, which translates to MKFATLPLSCSHYTPVDQHMIPTGEIASVANTPMDFRTATYIGKHIRDNFDQLYKAIGYDHNWVIDGNPTKAVRPAAKLVHEASGRKLDLFTTLPGMQVYTGNALRGNLKGYSGKAYRQCEGIAFEPQYYPDSPNHPNFPSTILKPGELYDEKTIYRFSIDT; encoded by the coding sequence TTGAAATTTGCGACATTACCATTATCTTGCAGTCATTACACGCCTGTCGATCAACATATGATCCCAACCGGTGAAATTGCTTCAGTCGCCAATACACCCATGGATTTCAGAACAGCAACTTATATTGGTAAGCATATTCGTGATAATTTTGATCAACTTTATAAAGCTATTGGATATGATCATAATTGGGTGATTGATGGTAATCCAACCAAAGCGGTACGCCCTGCTGCAAAGTTAGTGCATGAAGCAAGTGGCAGAAAACTTGATTTATTCACAACGTTGCCTGGTATGCAAGTCTATACGGGTAATGCGTTGAGAGGGAACCTCAAAGGATATTCAGGCAAAGCATATCGTCAATGTGAAGGGATTGCTTTTGAACCTCAATATTATCCAGATAGCCCCAATCATCCTAATTTTCCCTCAACAATATTAAAACCTGGTGAACTTTATGATGAAAAGACGATTTATCGTTTTTCTATTGATACATAA
- a CDS encoding ABC1 kinase family protein, with product MEKDDNLDKTSLLGGMRRMIKSTTAVGGIAARLAGQKMGISVNKSAHAEELKNILGGLKGPMMKVAQLLSTIPNVLPDEYADELAHLQSNAPPMGWSFVRRRMKAELGANWESHFASFSQEASAAASLGQVHKATLPDGRQVACKLQYPDMVSTVESDLKQLRLLIALYHRLDNAIKQDEVYKELVTRLQEELDYKREAANMRLFSLMLEKNKRTIVPNMVEDLSTSRLLTMDWIEGKGLRQMIESGLDQAHRNDIARSLFCSWYIPFYQYGVIHGDPHMGNFLINADNHLCLLDFGSIRIFKGKFVKGVIDLCKAIETHDDELAHHAYTAWGFKDISKDTMDILNEWARFLYAPLTQDKERSIQDDSDPDLGRKIAAKVHKGLQQTGGITPPREFVLVDRSAIGLGSLFTRLDAKLNWHHLFQEMIANFDTDELDKNQAKAMKAAKVPTPLE from the coding sequence ATGGAAAAAGATGATAATCTAGACAAAACTAGCCTTTTAGGTGGCATGCGCCGCATGATTAAATCCACCACAGCGGTAGGCGGTATTGCAGCGCGCTTGGCGGGTCAAAAGATGGGCATATCGGTCAATAAATCTGCACATGCCGAAGAATTGAAAAATATTCTGGGTGGACTCAAAGGACCGATGATGAAAGTGGCTCAATTATTAAGCACTATTCCCAATGTTTTGCCTGATGAATATGCCGATGAATTGGCACATTTGCAATCAAATGCTCCACCGATGGGGTGGTCTTTTGTGCGTCGGCGTATGAAAGCAGAGCTAGGTGCTAACTGGGAATCTCATTTTGCATCTTTTTCCCAAGAAGCATCGGCAGCAGCCAGTCTAGGGCAAGTTCATAAAGCCACTCTTCCCGATGGTCGCCAGGTTGCTTGTAAATTGCAATATCCAGATATGGTCAGTACTGTAGAGTCTGATTTAAAGCAACTGCGGTTGTTAATTGCATTATATCATCGTTTGGATAATGCCATCAAACAAGATGAAGTCTATAAAGAGCTTGTTACTCGCCTGCAAGAAGAGCTAGATTATAAAAGAGAAGCCGCAAATATGCGTTTATTCTCTTTGATGCTAGAAAAAAACAAACGCACCATTGTCCCAAATATGGTTGAAGACTTATCAACCAGTCGATTATTAACCATGGATTGGATCGAAGGCAAAGGGCTGCGTCAAATGATCGAAAGTGGGTTAGATCAAGCCCATCGTAATGACATTGCTCGCTCTTTATTCTGCTCTTGGTATATTCCGTTCTATCAATATGGGGTTATTCACGGTGACCCTCATATGGGGAACTTCCTGATTAACGCTGATAATCATTTATGCTTACTGGATTTTGGTTCAATCCGTATATTCAAAGGGAAATTCGTCAAAGGCGTGATCGATCTTTGCAAGGCGATTGAAACTCATGATGATGAGCTTGCACATCACGCCTATACAGCATGGGGATTCAAAGATATTTCCAAAGATACAATGGATATTCTCAACGAATGGGCTCGTTTTCTTTATGCACCACTAACACAAGACAAAGAACGATCCATTCAAGATGATAGCGATCCCGACTTGGGACGTAAAATTGCTGCAAAAGTCCATAAAGGCTTGCAACAAACTGGTGGCATTACCCCACCACGTGAATTTGTATTGGTAGACCGCTCTGCGATCGGTTTAGGAAGCTTATTTACTCGCCTTGACGCAAAATTAAACTGGCATCATTTATTCCAAGAAATGATAGCAAATTTTGATACTGATGAACTCGATAAAAATCAGGCAAAAGCAATGAAAGCTGCAAAAGTTCCCACTCCTTTAGAGTAA